In Thermotoga sp. Ku-13t, one genomic interval encodes:
- a CDS encoding type II toxin-antitoxin system HicA family toxin, whose amino-acid sequence MSYLPIVDPKTTGKVLLALGFQRVRQKGSHVFYRHSNGKYTTIPFHAKDLPESLIRKIIREAGISVEEFKKILENL is encoded by the coding sequence GTGAGTTATCTTCCAATTGTTGATCCAAAAACCACGGGAAAAGTTTTGTTAGCACTTGGATTTCAACGTGTACGTCAAAAAGGAAGCCACGTGTTTTACAGGCACAGCAATGGAAAGTATACAACCATTCCGTTTCATGCAAAAGATCTGCCGGAATCACTTATAAGAAAAATCATTCGCGAAGCGGGTATATCAGTGGAAGAATTCAAGAAAATACTCGAAAATCTATGA
- a CDS encoding aldo/keto reductase gives MEKRVLGRTGEELSVVGFGGIVVMNESVDSAKKIVARAIERGINYFDVAPSYGDAEEKLGPALEPYRDQVFLACKTMERTKEGAWRELNESLKRLRTDHFDLYQFHAVTTLDEVEAIFSPNGAIEAFLKAREEGLIRYIGFSAHSEEAALAMLEKFDFDTVLFPLNWASWLGKGFGKKLYSKARERNMGILAIKALAKRGLEEGEEKRWKKCWYHPVDDFEEASIALRFTLSLPVTAAVSPSHQEFLWWMCDVVEKQGTKISEEELQILKEKAQNLTPVFPLDQS, from the coding sequence ATGGAAAAAAGGGTTCTTGGAAGAACGGGCGAGGAGCTTTCCGTGGTTGGATTCGGCGGGATCGTCGTCATGAACGAGTCCGTGGACAGCGCAAAGAAAATAGTTGCCAGGGCGATCGAAAGGGGTATAAACTACTTCGACGTGGCACCTTCTTATGGGGACGCAGAAGAAAAGCTCGGCCCGGCACTGGAGCCGTACAGAGACCAAGTGTTTCTCGCCTGCAAAACGATGGAGAGGACAAAAGAAGGAGCCTGGAGAGAACTGAACGAATCTCTGAAGAGACTGCGCACAGATCACTTCGATCTCTATCAGTTTCATGCCGTGACCACGTTAGATGAGGTGGAGGCTATTTTTTCACCCAATGGGGCTATAGAAGCCTTTTTGAAGGCAAGAGAGGAAGGTTTGATAAGGTACATCGGTTTTTCCGCTCACAGCGAAGAAGCGGCCCTCGCGATGCTGGAGAAGTTCGATTTCGACACGGTGCTTTTCCCGCTGAATTGGGCGAGCTGGCTGGGGAAAGGTTTTGGCAAAAAGCTCTACAGCAAAGCCAGAGAAAGAAACATGGGAATTCTGGCTATAAAGGCTCTGGCAAAAAGAGGCTTAGAAGAAGGGGAAGAGAAACGCTGGAAAAAATGCTGGTACCACCCGGTGGACGATTTTGAGGAAGCGTCCATAGCGCTTCGATTCACACTTTCACTGCCTGTCACTGCAGCCGTGAGTCCGAGTCACCAAGAGTTTCTGTGGTGGATGTGTGACGTCGTGGAAAAACAGGGAACAAAAATCAGCGAGGAAGAACTGCAGATATTGAAGGAAAAAGCGCAGAATCTGACACCTGTTTTCCCACTCGATCAATCCTGA
- a CDS encoding flavodoxin, whose protein sequence is MDLLDKLIVYYSWSGNTRKIAQTIKELLGCDIVELEPEQTYPGSYRETVEEAKKEIKSGYRRPIKTKIDVEKYNILFLGSPNWWGTLAVPIITFLSQHDLSNKKIAPFFSHGGGGMQNMLEDLKKLCPKSEILQPFVVYSGGKKDLKKDIEVWLKRIQVL, encoded by the coding sequence GTGGACCTTCTGGACAAACTGATCGTTTATTACAGCTGGTCCGGTAACACGCGAAAAATCGCACAGACCATCAAGGAATTGCTCGGCTGCGACATCGTTGAGCTTGAGCCCGAACAGACTTACCCAGGTTCGTACAGGGAAACAGTTGAAGAAGCGAAAAAAGAGATAAAATCCGGTTACAGACGGCCCATAAAAACGAAGATCGATGTCGAAAAATACAACATTTTGTTTCTGGGCTCACCCAACTGGTGGGGTACACTCGCAGTACCCATCATCACTTTCCTATCCCAGCACGATCTATCCAACAAGAAGATCGCCCCTTTTTTCTCACACGGTGGTGGGGGCATGCAGAACATGCTGGAAGATCTGAAAAAGCTCTGTCCCAAATCAGAGATACTTCAACCTTTCGTCGTCTACAGTGGCGGAAAGAAAGATCTGAAAAAAGATATCGAGGTGTGGCTGAAAAGGATCCAGGTACTTTAA
- a CDS encoding aldo/keto reductase codes for MQYRDFGKTGVRCSILGFGAMRLPVLNNDESQIDEQEAIRMIRYAIDNGVNYVDTAYPYHRGKSEVIVGKALKDGYRQKVFLATKSPVWQVEKPEDFDRYLDEQLNKLQTDHIDMYLMHALNKQRWEKIKSLKFYEFFEQAKAQGKIKFAGFSFHDKYPVFKEIVDGYDGWDFCQIQLNYMDVDYQAGLRGLKYAASKGLPVVIMEPLKGGKLAKLPDKARKILNRHTQRWSDVEWAFRWLANFSEVAVILSGMSTLEQVRQNVEIAQRLTVGNLSEGELQLIEEVKRTLESYAVINCTECGYCMPCPSGVDIPGNFRVYNETIMFEDFEGGKGIYRWFQSQKIAASFCTKCGGCLSKCPQGLEIPSLMEKVHSELGA; via the coding sequence ATGCAGTACAGAGATTTTGGAAAAACGGGAGTCAGATGCTCGATTCTGGGTTTCGGTGCGATGAGACTTCCTGTGCTCAACAACGACGAGTCACAGATCGACGAACAGGAAGCCATAAGAATGATTCGCTACGCGATCGACAATGGTGTCAACTACGTTGACACCGCGTACCCTTACCACCGAGGTAAGAGCGAAGTAATCGTTGGAAAAGCTTTGAAGGATGGATACAGGCAGAAAGTTTTCCTCGCGACAAAATCTCCAGTCTGGCAGGTGGAAAAACCCGAAGATTTCGACAGATACCTCGATGAACAGTTGAACAAATTGCAGACTGACCACATAGACATGTACCTCATGCATGCATTGAACAAGCAAAGGTGGGAGAAGATAAAATCCTTAAAATTCTACGAATTTTTCGAGCAAGCCAAGGCACAGGGGAAAATCAAATTCGCCGGTTTTTCTTTCCACGATAAGTATCCTGTGTTCAAAGAGATCGTGGACGGCTACGACGGCTGGGATTTCTGCCAGATTCAGCTGAATTACATGGATGTTGATTACCAGGCGGGACTCAGAGGACTCAAATATGCGGCATCGAAGGGTCTACCGGTGGTGATCATGGAACCTCTCAAAGGGGGAAAGCTGGCGAAACTACCAGACAAAGCAAGAAAGATCTTGAACAGACACACCCAGCGATGGTCAGACGTTGAATGGGCCTTCAGATGGCTCGCGAATTTCTCCGAGGTCGCGGTCATCCTCAGTGGGATGAGCACGCTCGAACAGGTTCGCCAGAACGTCGAGATCGCACAGCGCCTGACGGTTGGAAATCTGTCGGAAGGTGAACTTCAATTGATTGAAGAGGTGAAGAGGACTCTGGAATCCTACGCGGTGATAAACTGCACCGAATGCGGTTACTGCATGCCGTGTCCGAGCGGGGTGGACATTCCTGGCAATTTCAGAGTTTACAACGAAACGATCATGTTTGAAGACTTCGAGGGTGGAAAAGGTATCTACAGATGGTTCCAGAGTCAGAAAATAGCGGCATCCTTCTGCACAAAGTGTGGTGGGTGCCTCAGCAAGTGTCCACAGGGTCTTGAAATCCCGTCACTCATGGAGAAAGTTCACAGCGAGCTGGGAGCATGA
- a CDS encoding AI-2E family transporter, with amino-acid sequence MKNKHFALMYLVIFLALAKLSPFLVTALIVGFYLSIIVDDLTKIITVVVKKPRWLSRTISNVAIFVLIAYSAVNFFPVVLREAQKVISQIERAVTQIGSLKMPSWVLALLSNLSASFVESAANLLNRIVGYVPSFITAAVLVIVTSFIASSLKKLVKEGVSYLFPDDPQDGKNFLRITYREFERFVGGQVLVAMFVGLFVGFGAFFFKIPSAFFLGVLAFITDFVPYLGVVISAIPLLMLSFTTHGLVGLLIGIVILVAANQLEMWFLAPRIQSGALRIHWFIILITILLFADLFSLGGILIALPFLIFLKNYWKFYVIKRAK; translated from the coding sequence TTGAAGAACAAACATTTTGCATTGATGTATCTGGTGATTTTTCTCGCCCTCGCAAAACTTTCTCCTTTCCTGGTGACAGCACTCATCGTTGGGTTCTATCTGTCCATCATCGTTGATGATCTTACGAAGATCATCACGGTCGTGGTGAAGAAACCTCGCTGGCTTTCACGGACGATCTCAAATGTGGCAATTTTCGTGTTGATCGCCTATTCAGCAGTCAACTTCTTTCCCGTGGTACTGAGAGAGGCTCAAAAAGTGATCTCCCAAATAGAGAGGGCAGTTACGCAGATCGGCTCTCTCAAAATGCCTTCATGGGTCTTGGCCCTGCTGAGCAATCTGAGTGCTTCTTTCGTGGAGAGTGCTGCAAACCTTCTGAACCGCATCGTCGGCTATGTTCCTTCTTTCATCACAGCAGCAGTGCTCGTGATTGTGACATCTTTCATAGCGTCGTCACTAAAGAAGCTGGTCAAAGAAGGAGTTTCTTACCTCTTTCCCGACGACCCACAGGATGGTAAGAACTTTTTGCGCATCACTTACAGAGAGTTCGAAAGATTCGTGGGCGGTCAGGTACTTGTGGCCATGTTTGTAGGTCTCTTCGTTGGGTTTGGGGCTTTCTTCTTTAAAATCCCGAGCGCATTCTTCCTCGGGGTTCTTGCTTTCATAACCGATTTTGTCCCCTACCTGGGGGTAGTAATATCTGCTATACCCTTGCTCATGCTTTCCTTTACGACGCACGGACTGGTAGGACTTCTAATCGGCATCGTTATCCTCGTGGCTGCCAACCAGCTTGAAATGTGGTTCCTCGCTCCAAGAATTCAGAGCGGTGCGTTGAGAATTCACTGGTTTATAATTCTGATAACGATCCTGCTCTTTGCAGATCTATTCAGCCTTGGTGGCATTCTTATAGCGTTACCCTTTTTGATTTTTCTCAAGAACTACTGGAAATTCTATGTCATCAAACGCGCAAAGTGA
- a CDS encoding FAD-dependent oxidoreductase, whose protein sequence is MRYDVVVVGGGPAGLVAAFTTKIHHKDKKILVVKKTQKELVPCGIPYVFHTLNGVENNYMGVEERFQKAGIDLLIDEVVDGDVNQKKIFTRDGTEINYDKLILATGSVPAVPKIPGVELENVFTVSKDANYLRTVLEKTKDSKNVVIIGGGFIGVEVADELKRSGKNVTIVEMMDCLLPVSFDPDFGELARKEIEAENVKVYTSTKVVEIFGSKAVQGVTLDNGERIVADAVIIATGYKPNSDLARKLGLKITEYGFVETDEYMRTSKVDIFAAGDCVQHRDFLTGKPSRLMLASAAVFDARIAASNLYGLKVIKTNKGSLNAYSTIIGNKAFGSVGITERTAREEEFEIVVGKAESFDRHPARFADTSKLIVKLIFSQDSKILLGAQVCGGKSVGEIVNLLSLGIQKGITANDLFTMQIGTHPLLTSAPTTYPLTIAAESVL, encoded by the coding sequence ATGAGGTACGACGTCGTGGTCGTTGGAGGAGGGCCTGCTGGTCTGGTTGCGGCCTTCACCACAAAGATTCACCACAAAGATAAGAAGATACTCGTTGTGAAGAAAACACAGAAAGAACTTGTTCCGTGTGGAATTCCGTACGTTTTCCACACGCTGAACGGTGTGGAGAACAACTACATGGGTGTAGAGGAAAGGTTCCAGAAGGCTGGAATAGATCTGTTAATCGACGAAGTGGTGGATGGTGATGTGAATCAGAAAAAGATTTTCACCAGAGACGGCACAGAAATCAACTACGATAAACTGATCCTTGCGACCGGATCGGTTCCCGCAGTTCCAAAGATACCTGGCGTGGAACTTGAGAACGTGTTCACGGTCTCGAAAGATGCCAACTATTTGAGAACGGTACTGGAAAAGACGAAGGACAGCAAAAACGTGGTCATCATCGGTGGAGGATTCATTGGTGTTGAGGTGGCAGACGAGCTGAAACGTTCCGGAAAGAACGTGACGATCGTCGAAATGATGGACTGCCTGCTCCCTGTTTCATTTGATCCCGACTTCGGAGAGTTGGCACGCAAGGAGATCGAGGCAGAAAACGTGAAGGTGTACACGAGCACGAAGGTCGTTGAAATCTTCGGTTCCAAAGCTGTCCAGGGTGTGACGCTGGATAACGGTGAAAGAATCGTCGCGGATGCCGTCATAATCGCGACCGGTTATAAACCCAACAGCGATCTGGCGCGAAAGCTCGGTTTGAAGATCACAGAGTACGGCTTTGTAGAGACCGACGAATACATGAGAACATCAAAAGTGGACATTTTCGCAGCTGGCGATTGTGTCCAGCACAGAGACTTTTTGACTGGAAAGCCATCCAGGCTCATGCTCGCTTCTGCGGCTGTGTTCGATGCCAGAATTGCCGCATCCAACCTTTACGGTCTCAAGGTGATCAAAACGAACAAGGGTTCACTGAACGCGTATTCCACCATCATTGGTAACAAGGCGTTCGGTTCCGTCGGTATAACAGAGAGGACCGCGAGAGAAGAAGAATTTGAAATCGTAGTTGGAAAAGCCGAATCCTTCGACAGACATCCTGCCAGATTCGCAGACACAAGCAAACTTATCGTGAAGCTCATATTTTCCCAGGACAGCAAGATTCTGCTCGGCGCACAGGTGTGCGGTGGCAAAAGCGTCGGAGAGATCGTCAACTTACTGAGTCTGGGAATTCAGAAAGGCATAACGGCGAACGATCTGTTCACGATGCAGATTGGAACACATCCACTGCTCACATCTGCTCCAACGACCTACCCGCTCACCATAGCCGCAGAATCTGTTCTGTGA
- a CDS encoding Ig-like domain-containing protein: MKIVRLLLVLILLALVSCAMLDKNPPRLDVSVQKLASVANESFVLNVSASDESGIDRVEIYANDRLIYRTSQLGQISFPAPYGSFTLRMVVFDRAGNVSSRVIGQFRTIDLTAPSVTIVTSPTSPLPGETVTVFVNAEDKESGIRVSGLRVNNKEVQLVNNRHTFQVQAGTYTLEAYAVDNEGNTNTAKLTLSVSIAGDTTGPEISFPDLPKKVRPGSAVSITIVASDPSGVARIVFNDGRELQFVPSEPSTSVTWNLVRNTGTTNPYIFTVTAYDSRNNHTSKTGTVEIGLNLPPSVSIQVDKPAPVENEKVKITVQASDDSTVKQVVLYIDNVPVRTFNQPPYEHEWTAVKGIHRIKAVAIDDANESSEAYYTINVGVEDREPPTIYFTPPYGVPVNQAYTFYVFVTDNVQVDRVEMTFSGPESKGPLKTSPIGGGVFTLTETFTVKGTYEVFVTAYDTKGNNSTQKGQFLVDEAYIVKAPRIKEFFYAPSTLAQGERVHFKVVAEDDLGLSRCDFFVDGVKRDSISPTVNVFEWDWLATVLGEHEIRVVVVDVEGFTAEATGSLVVTTERPIVQILQPEDGLRTPFAPNMSLSLNAQVIDTNEPAQAYFDVKGPVDETITVTPSGSGPVYSFSANWRVKQHGEYRIDFYYKNNVNLSGSASITVNILDLGVVFEQPLPGQLHQCGYELQVRARTSVYLTKDAAFVVSHANRRVEYRVPTPSATTSTYNIYEMNVPRDIFSEPGNYTIDFVAKTDKGEEGRGTSFVVVIDSEPPRITTAKLDGEDIIDGGIYNLVMPSTPSATVTVSVSAQDNRQVASMRLQKRVSGVYTDIATSSSSTLNVIIKDLNPFENQFRIVVRDLDNNETTLNFMIYARETKKPNSEGLRSFQIYPSSEVYDMNVPVLVQIRGSLNNNTQFKVSDDTGLKEVSVIVVDRETNGANYSEIIKKLFEYTSGNLVREIFISNQDVPMFTPARVGEYYVMLKVFDVFNNWTVIAQQNVRVEDLTPPIVSIDIPEGKYYGTGPEGRKILRSVTDVKVSFLDNTEPIHRVELWLIDASGNSVKVGEKSDLATNSWTFENVPLTTYVDGVAKFVAKATTTSGAIGTGELSVVIDNKTQPAVSIRLPDAPTFDGKRIYRSILPVEAIVENTDVPHDVQKIELYIDDVRRLTLTSPVQDGGAKYIFALNTANHIDGVHRIALKVYDWANNQSQLTDVRSFADVIFDNSAPILLSDNGKVYTNQPTVELAISEEFGVVEAILKVDGRLIQPWPGTFMFDHGLPPDSSASFSLYVRDTAGNSANYSGTLYHDATAPVISMIRVEPTEIASETGVRFDLNVSDNLTNVATLSIYVNDVSQTKFSINQAATNVSWSYRPPADVEEAYTFKFEAYDKAGNRGELIRRIDVDTRAPRIGKFECIDAQRVGDTYHTKETSATVTWNVVDANFAGVAVYVNGVPRITDGSDSGTISVGLNDGSNTIKLTANDRVGHSSEETIQIVLDRIQPQISNVEIDNVSVTEDGTSVTLQSAGNKTLKFTVLEENIDWDKSAVYVDGNNVSPGKSWNRSQNGASYSVSTTINVLDNSQVQILLKDYAGNEKSFSFRVLISGE; this comes from the coding sequence ATGAAGATCGTCAGATTGCTTCTCGTTCTTATACTGCTGGCACTCGTCTCGTGTGCCATGCTCGACAAGAATCCACCCAGACTCGACGTCTCGGTTCAAAAACTGGCGAGCGTGGCCAACGAAAGTTTCGTTTTGAACGTTTCCGCCTCGGATGAGAGCGGTATCGATAGAGTGGAAATTTACGCCAACGACAGGCTCATCTACAGGACCTCTCAGCTTGGCCAGATCTCTTTCCCGGCTCCGTACGGATCGTTCACGCTCCGCATGGTGGTTTTCGACCGTGCCGGCAACGTCTCCAGCAGGGTGATAGGTCAGTTCAGGACCATCGACCTGACCGCACCGAGTGTCACGATCGTCACTTCGCCAACCAGCCCCCTGCCAGGCGAAACGGTGACGGTTTTCGTGAACGCCGAGGATAAAGAGAGTGGCATCAGAGTTAGTGGTCTCAGGGTGAACAACAAAGAAGTGCAGCTTGTGAACAACAGGCATACTTTCCAGGTGCAGGCTGGCACGTACACACTTGAAGCTTACGCTGTCGACAACGAGGGAAACACGAACACGGCCAAGTTGACTCTGAGCGTTTCGATCGCGGGAGATACGACCGGACCGGAGATAAGCTTCCCGGATCTTCCGAAGAAGGTCAGACCGGGCAGTGCTGTGAGCATAACCATCGTTGCGAGTGATCCCAGCGGTGTGGCGCGCATCGTTTTCAACGACGGAAGGGAACTCCAGTTTGTTCCGAGCGAGCCGTCAACGAGCGTGACTTGGAACCTGGTTCGAAACACTGGAACGACGAACCCGTATATTTTCACTGTGACCGCTTACGATTCCAGAAACAACCACACGAGCAAAACGGGAACCGTAGAGATCGGTTTGAACCTTCCACCTTCCGTGTCTATTCAGGTGGACAAACCCGCGCCTGTCGAGAACGAGAAAGTCAAAATAACCGTCCAGGCCAGCGACGACTCGACAGTGAAGCAGGTGGTCCTTTACATAGACAACGTTCCCGTGAGGACGTTCAACCAGCCCCCGTATGAACACGAATGGACTGCGGTGAAGGGCATACACAGGATAAAGGCCGTCGCGATCGATGACGCGAACGAATCGAGCGAAGCTTACTACACGATCAACGTTGGTGTTGAGGACAGAGAACCACCGACAATCTACTTCACGCCACCTTACGGCGTGCCGGTCAACCAGGCCTACACGTTCTACGTGTTCGTGACCGACAACGTGCAGGTCGACCGCGTCGAGATGACGTTTTCCGGTCCTGAATCGAAGGGGCCTTTGAAAACCTCGCCGATAGGTGGTGGCGTTTTCACACTGACCGAAACTTTCACGGTAAAAGGAACTTACGAAGTTTTTGTAACCGCTTACGACACGAAAGGCAACAACTCCACACAGAAGGGCCAGTTCCTGGTCGATGAGGCGTACATCGTCAAAGCCCCGAGGATAAAGGAGTTCTTCTACGCACCTTCGACCCTCGCTCAAGGTGAACGCGTGCACTTCAAAGTTGTGGCCGAGGACGATCTCGGATTGAGCAGATGTGATTTCTTTGTGGATGGTGTCAAGAGAGACTCTATCTCTCCCACAGTCAACGTCTTCGAGTGGGATTGGCTCGCAACGGTGCTTGGCGAACACGAAATCAGAGTGGTCGTCGTCGACGTGGAAGGGTTCACCGCCGAGGCCACTGGCAGTCTTGTTGTCACGACGGAAAGGCCGATCGTGCAAATTCTACAACCGGAAGACGGACTCAGGACCCCATTCGCTCCTAACATGAGCCTCTCTCTCAACGCACAGGTGATCGACACGAACGAGCCAGCGCAGGCTTACTTCGACGTGAAAGGACCTGTGGATGAAACGATAACGGTGACACCATCCGGAAGCGGGCCGGTGTACAGCTTCAGCGCGAACTGGAGGGTGAAGCAACACGGAGAGTACAGAATCGACTTCTACTACAAAAACAACGTGAACCTGTCCGGGTCCGCGAGCATCACCGTGAATATACTGGATCTCGGTGTTGTTTTTGAACAACCGCTGCCGGGCCAACTGCACCAGTGCGGTTATGAGCTTCAAGTGAGGGCGCGGACGAGCGTTTATCTGACTAAGGATGCGGCGTTCGTGGTCAGCCATGCAAACAGAAGAGTAGAATACAGAGTACCCACACCATCGGCCACCACCTCGACGTACAACATCTACGAAATGAATGTTCCAAGAGATATCTTCAGTGAACCTGGAAACTACACGATCGATTTTGTAGCCAAAACGGATAAAGGTGAAGAGGGCAGGGGTACGAGCTTCGTCGTGGTCATCGACAGCGAGCCACCTAGGATAACCACAGCAAAACTCGACGGAGAAGACATAATCGACGGTGGCATTTATAACCTCGTCATGCCCAGCACACCTTCGGCGACAGTAACAGTATCTGTATCTGCACAGGACAACAGACAGGTCGCCAGCATGAGGCTGCAGAAAAGAGTTTCTGGCGTCTACACAGACATCGCAACGAGTAGCTCATCAACGCTGAACGTCATCATTAAAGATCTGAACCCGTTTGAAAATCAGTTCAGAATCGTCGTGAGGGATCTGGACAACAACGAAACAACGCTGAACTTCATGATCTACGCGCGCGAGACAAAAAAACCTAACAGCGAGGGTCTGAGAAGTTTCCAGATCTATCCATCTTCTGAAGTGTACGACATGAATGTGCCCGTGCTGGTGCAGATCCGTGGCAGTCTGAACAACAACACGCAGTTCAAAGTGAGCGACGATACCGGATTGAAAGAAGTCAGTGTCATCGTCGTTGACAGGGAGACCAACGGGGCAAATTACAGCGAGATCATCAAGAAACTGTTCGAATACACCTCCGGAAATCTTGTGAGAGAGATCTTCATAAGCAACCAGGACGTGCCGATGTTCACACCTGCACGCGTTGGAGAGTACTACGTGATGCTCAAGGTGTTCGATGTGTTCAACAACTGGACGGTGATCGCACAGCAGAACGTCAGGGTCGAGGACTTGACACCACCCATCGTGAGCATAGACATACCTGAAGGTAAGTACTACGGGACGGGCCCGGAAGGAAGAAAGATCCTCAGGAGTGTGACGGATGTCAAGGTGAGTTTCCTCGACAACACCGAACCGATCCACCGTGTTGAGCTATGGCTGATTGACGCATCCGGAAATTCAGTGAAAGTCGGAGAAAAATCCGATCTGGCAACGAACAGCTGGACGTTCGAGAACGTACCTCTGACTACGTACGTCGACGGCGTTGCGAAGTTCGTAGCGAAAGCCACCACCACAAGCGGGGCGATCGGTACGGGTGAGCTGTCCGTGGTGATAGACAACAAGACCCAGCCGGCCGTGAGCATAAGATTACCAGACGCACCAACGTTCGATGGAAAAAGAATTTACAGATCTATCCTGCCAGTCGAGGCGATCGTTGAGAACACGGATGTGCCTCACGATGTGCAGAAAATCGAGCTGTACATCGATGACGTGAGAAGACTCACCCTGACGTCGCCTGTTCAGGACGGCGGCGCGAAATACATCTTCGCGCTGAACACCGCGAACCACATCGATGGAGTACACAGGATAGCACTGAAGGTGTACGACTGGGCGAACAACCAGTCGCAGCTGACCGACGTTCGAAGCTTCGCCGACGTCATCTTCGACAACTCAGCACCCATCCTGCTGAGCGACAACGGAAAGGTATACACGAACCAACCGACGGTGGAACTGGCAATCAGTGAAGAATTTGGAGTGGTCGAAGCGATCCTCAAAGTTGACGGCAGACTGATCCAACCATGGCCCGGAACGTTCATGTTCGATCACGGTCTGCCACCTGATAGCTCCGCAAGCTTCTCACTGTATGTGAGAGACACTGCTGGAAACTCGGCGAATTATTCCGGTACGCTGTACCACGACGCAACCGCTCCCGTGATCAGTATGATCCGCGTGGAGCCTACAGAAATAGCTTCTGAGACTGGCGTCAGGTTCGATCTGAACGTATCCGACAACTTAACGAACGTCGCCACACTTTCGATCTACGTGAACGATGTATCACAGACGAAGTTCAGCATAAACCAGGCGGCAACGAACGTGAGCTGGTCTTACAGGCCGCCAGCCGATGTTGAAGAAGCTTATACGTTCAAATTCGAAGCTTACGATAAAGCTGGAAACAGAGGAGAGTTGATCCGGCGGATCGATGTTGATACACGCGCTCCGAGGATCGGGAAATTCGAATGTATTGATGCACAGCGTGTGGGCGATACTTACCACACTAAAGAAACGTCGGCCACAGTGACGTGGAACGTGGTCGATGCCAATTTCGCAGGGGTGGCAGTGTACGTGAACGGAGTGCCGAGGATCACCGATGGTTCAGACAGCGGAACCATCAGCGTCGGTTTGAACGACGGTTCGAACACGATAAAGCTGACCGCGAACGATCGTGTCGGTCACAGCAGTGAAGAAACGATCCAGATCGTCCTTGACAGGATACAACCACAGATATCGAACGTTGAGATAGACAATGTTTCTGTCACTGAAGATGGAACGAGTGTGACCCTGCAGAGCGCCGGTAACAAGACTCTGAAATTCACAGTGCTGGAAGAAAACATCGACTGGGACAAGTCGGCGGTGTACGTTGACGGAAACAATGTGTCTCCAGGAAAGAGCTGGAACAGGAGTCAGAACGGTGCGAGTTACAGTGTGTCAACAACGATAAACGTTCTGGACAATTCACAGGTTCAGATCCTGCTGAAGGATTACGCTGGAAATGAAAAGTCCTTCTCCTTCAGGGTGCTCATTTCAGGTGAGTGA
- a CDS encoding MBL fold metallo-hydrolase, with protein sequence MRMIFLGTSAAVASAERDNTAILCDDVLIDCPGNVFGKMIRAGYDPLKLQAVIITHRHVDHSYGLPSLLEMLRLSGKKETLKLYVNEDFYFEAKQILSAYELFREDFPSEIVPVSGSDSFFIDGLKIETFPVRHSVPNFGLKVSDSKAVVVYSSDTEPCEEVIEQARSADVLIHEATCAEFVTGRKEGHTCIEDAAKIAREARVKVLCLVHFGSELENLVDELKQKVQGIFNGRVVIPQDLDRLVV encoded by the coding sequence ATGAGGATGATCTTCCTCGGAACTTCGGCCGCGGTGGCCAGCGCAGAGAGAGACAACACCGCGATCCTGTGCGACGATGTTCTCATCGATTGTCCTGGAAACGTTTTTGGCAAGATGATCAGGGCTGGTTACGATCCGTTGAAGCTTCAAGCTGTCATTATCACACACCGGCACGTGGATCACTCTTACGGGTTGCCTTCCCTTCTGGAAATGCTCAGACTTTCTGGAAAGAAAGAGACGCTCAAGCTGTACGTCAACGAAGATTTCTATTTCGAAGCGAAGCAGATTTTGAGCGCGTACGAGCTCTTCAGAGAAGATTTTCCTTCGGAAATCGTGCCCGTCAGTGGTTCAGATTCGTTTTTCATAGATGGTCTCAAGATAGAGACTTTTCCTGTGAGGCATTCTGTTCCGAACTTCGGTCTGAAGGTTTCAGATTCGAAGGCTGTAGTTGTGTACAGCAGCGACACGGAGCCTTGCGAAGAAGTCATAGAGCAAGCGAGAAGTGCGGATGTGCTCATCCACGAAGCCACCTGCGCCGAATTCGTTACGGGAAGGAAAGAAGGACACACCTGCATTGAGGACGCTGCAAAGATCGCCAGGGAAGCCAGGGTGAAGGTTCTCTGCCTGGTCCATTTCGGATCGGAGCTGGAAAACCTTGTCGATGAATTGAAGCAAAAGGTTCAGGGAATTTTCAACGGGAGAGTCGTAATCCCCCAGGATTTAGACCGGCTCGTGGTTTGA